The following coding sequences are from one Candidatus Kinetoplastibacterium galatii TCC219 window:
- a CDS encoding phosphatidylglycerophosphatase A family protein yields the protein MKNRYSVGFPNFSWICKKPERLVSFGFGSGLIRPGSGTWGTVFAWLLWYIIPWHLMSNYAIFSIVLLGFIYGCIACKRVDNELGAHDHVGIVWDEIVSFNIVLLVVPNVFHVQFISFMIFRFFDTVKPYPINKIDKEVSSGIGIMMDDLIAAFYTIALVAFVYKF from the coding sequence ATGAAAAATCGTTATTCTGTAGGTTTTCCAAACTTCTCTTGGATTTGTAAGAAGCCTGAAAGGCTAGTATCATTCGGGTTTGGTAGTGGTTTAATCAGACCTGGATCTGGCACATGGGGTACCGTTTTTGCTTGGTTATTATGGTATATAATTCCTTGGCATTTGATGAGTAATTATGCAATATTTTCAATTGTGTTATTAGGGTTTATATATGGTTGTATTGCTTGCAAACGAGTTGATAATGAATTAGGAGCTCACGACCATGTAGGTATAGTATGGGATGAGATTGTTTCTTTTAATATAGTTTTATTGGTTGTTCCCAATGTTTTTCATGTGCAGTTTATTTCTTTCATGATTTTTAGATTTTTCGATACTGTGAAACCATATCCTATAAATAAAATAGATAAAGAAGTTAGCAGTGGAATAGGTATAATGATGGATGATTTGATAGCTGCATTTTATACGATAGCATTAGTTGCTTTTGTCTATAAGTTTTGA